The genomic stretch CGCTGGCAGAAAAATATATCGTTGAAGTTAAATATTATTGAATAAAAAAAAGAAAAAAAGGTATAACTTAGATCAACGCTGCCGTTATACCCAGTACTCCCGACTGAATGATAATCGCAACTGTGATTATTACACCAGCCATTTCAAGCGCAACTGCGACATTGCCCTTCTTGAGTTCCTCGAATTCCTCGATTTCCTTGGTCAATTTGTCCAGGATATTCAATGCAAGATATATTGCAACTATTGCAAGCACTATTCCCAGTATCAACTGGACAATGCTAACAATAATTATCGCTATGCCCGCGCCCGACATTATACCTGCTTTCAGGGCCTGGGATATCCCTATCGAGATACCTGAAACACCTGACTGCACCACGATACCGATGGCGATAAAGACTGATGCGACAAGAATGCCTACCGCGACATTGCCCTTAGCTATCTCTTTTTCTTCATCTATTCCTTTAGTTATTTTTCCCAGCACTGAAAACCCAATATACAATGCAACGACTGCAAGTATAATGGCAATAACTAATTGTATGATCCCTACAACTGCATTTATTATTTCCATATTCTCACCTCACGCTTAAAGCGCAAGTCTGTATAATGGTAACAGGGTGTTATAAAATTATTGTGATGCCTTCAATCAAGAAATCGCAGGGCTTTGTTCGGGCACATTACAACACAACGCATGCATAGATTGCATTTATCTTGGGTTATCCTGGCAATGCCATCGATCCGGTCCAAAGCTTCTGCATCGCACACGCTGTCGCATTTGCCGCATTTCATACAACCCATTACTGTTATAAAACCGTCAACTGGCATTCACAATCTATTTATGCTTACAGGTATAGATAGGTTTTGGACTAAATGTACAAAACACGTGATCATTATGCCACGGTCAATCCCTGAAATGATCCGGGGGGATTTCAAATGCGACGACATCGCAAAGTGTATCCTCGGACTCAAGAACATCGATATAGAAGCATACAAGGCGCTCGTTACGAAGGGCCCAATGACGGCAGAGCATCTTGGAGAAATTTTAAAAAGAGAGCGAAGCACAGCTTATCGTTCGCTGCAGAACTTAATAGGATGCGGCCTCGTCCATCGTGAAACCAAAACCATCCACACAGGTGGATATTTTTATGAGTATATAGCACTTGAGCCGGCCAGGATGAAAGAGCAGATCCTCGGGAATATCGACGAATGGTGCAAAAAAATGAAGAAACTGGTTTCCGAGATCGATAGGGAAATCATGAAACCGTAAAAATACTGTCCCACACCTCTTCAACTTTTTCTCTGAATTCTTTCTGGGTAAATCCCATCATTCCAGCCGCGAACATGGCGCCACCTGCGCCTACTCCCTCTTTTACATCACCGTTCTCGTACATCCGAAGTCCGGCAATTCTCGAACTCCCAAAGCCAGGATCGGCTGCAAATGCCTGGTAACCCAAAAGTTCAGTCATTTCCCTGAAATTTGCGGTTGGGTCTCGCGCAACGTAACATGTGGTGGCTATGGAGACATCGCTTTTCAAGCCAAGTGATTTAATGATGCTCAACACCGAGACCATCTGTGTTCCACCAGCGAGGACTGCTTTTACCCCGAGGCCTTTCACGAGTCCGGCAGCAGCAGGCATCATCGGGTCACCAAGACACTCTGCGGCTCGAAGCGGATTATTTCTTAAATCACCAAATGATATGCCTGCCTTTTTCATACCTTCGTTCACTGCCATTTCTTTAATGCCGAGAGGATTATCCGGGAAACTTGATGATACCCTGCCGTCATAGCCCAGGGCATTCATTACCCCCATGGCGGTCGTTGTTCCACCCGGCACGCTCTCTCCTATTATCACAAAATCCGAGAGTTTTCCGAATTTTTTACCCAGAGCCTCTGCTTTCTTATAGATGTCAAAGGCATCGGCCACAGCGTGTCCTTTCCGGATATCTCCGCCTGGCAGTGCATTAAGGTCAATCGTTGGTACTTTCGGCCTGATGCGCAGTCCTGAATTTATAAAAATAGAAGGGATTCCGGTTAGCAGCATCGATGCCCTGGTCAATACAGCCGGCGTGGGCGCGCCCGAGGGCGTCATAGCAGGTTCAGTGATACTGATAGCGTTACCCGTTTCCACGAGTTCAGCATCCGCTGCAGGCGTATAATCCGTGAGTTCGGGGGATCTGCCTGCCGCGGAGATATTCGGTATTTTAGCCGTCTCCGTATTTGCCAGTATGCACACAAACAGGGGTTTTTCAGGGGTAAAATCTGGATAGGGTTCTACCCACATCTAAATCCCTACAGGTCACTTGAGGTTTCAATATGCAATGATGCCGGGGTTTTTACGACATTTCCAAGCTTCGCACCTACAAGATTCGTGATACCCTTTTCCGAGGCGATATCCACTATACGCTGGGTTATCACGCCATCAAATACAACGCTTCTGATATTGCCGTTGAATTCTTTCAGCGCGCTTGCAAGATCACGAACGGGCACTTCGCTTATAATATTGTTGCTTTCATCGAGCAACCTGGCGCTCAGAGTTCCACTTAATTGAACTATATGTTCCTGGAAAGCTCCTTTGCTCTCTTTTTCCCTAACTTCAGGTTCTTCGGCTATCTTTGGCCTTTCAGGCTCAGGCGCCTGTTCAACCGGTTCTTCCCTTGAAGGCTGCATTTCTAATTCCTCGGAAACCGAGGGTTCGCCCTTCCCTGAAGTCTTTTTCCTGGTTGCCTCCATGATAGCAACTCTTCTCTTCTTGCTGACCTGATAATAATCAAACGCCTGCTCGACAGGTATTTTCTGCCTTAGCGATTTCATGATCTCCTTCTGCACAAGCTCTTCGACACCTTTGCCATCGGGAGCGCGGGCAATGAAATCAACATCCGCAACCTGGAGAAGTTCTTTGATTATGAGCTCTCCACCCCTGTCCCCATCGGTGAAAGCCGTGACCGTCTTTTTCTTGCAGAGCTCTGCTACTGATTGGGGGACATTCGTGCCTCCTACGGCGATAGAGTTCTTAATACCGTATCGCAGCAGGTTTAACACATCTGCACGTCCCTCGACCACGATTATCGCATCGGAATTAAGAACATTCGGCCCCATCGGGATATTTTCCTTTCCGAATGTCGTGATCTCTTCTATCCTGAGGGATTGCCTGACCTCGTCAGTGATTTCCTGGCTCTCCGGCAGCATTTCGTCGAACATTTCAGAAAGGATCTGTTTCGCACGGTCTATGACTTTTTTCCTTTTTGATGTCCTCACATCTTCGATTTTAGCGATGTTAATGTTAGCGATACAGGGTCCTATCCTGTCGATAGTCTCAAGGCTCGCTGCGAGCACTGCAGTCTCGACCTTATCAAGGCTCGATGGTATTTCTATCGTTCCCAATGATTTACCCATGTTCGATTTGATATTGACTTCAAGCCTTCCGATCCGTCCGCTCCTCTGAAGTTCCCTGAGGTCAAGATCTGCCCCTATTAAACCTTCGGTCTGTCCGAATATTGCCCCGATAACGTCAGGTCGCTCTATTACTCCGTCTGCCTTTATTTTAGCATGAATGATATATTTTGTCGTGTCTGAATTTTGCATATATAGTACCCTCCCTGTGAATAGCAGTTAGAAAAGAATTTCATTCGTCGGGATCTGGTTTTTATGTAGAACTAACCAAAGCTGTCAATATCAGCATTTATTATTTTTAGTCCCATGACGGTAATGAAAGTCAACATTGTTATTAGGGTCACTGTCTGATTCGTGAGTCCTTATGATTATGAGTATCTAACTACTTTTCTATGGATGATTATTTGCATGGATGGATATCTTATTGCATCTATGCAAGTCAATACTAAATTGTATGAATACCTTTAAAAACATTGTGGTCTTAATTTTTTTAAAATGTACCATGAAGTTCGTCTCTCAACCTGTTGACATAATTGCTGAGGCTTTCGATATCCTTGATCCTTTTTTTCACCAGAGCCCTTATCCTCCCGCGAATTTCCGTGTTCGGCATGATGCCATAGTTGAGAAGGTACTTGATTATCTTACGCGCTATCATGCCCCCTTTTTTATCCCAGTCGGTCAGCAAAATGATCTCTTTATCTTTCCTGGATAACTTCTCTGTCAACTCAAGCAGGGGCTGCTGTGAAGCGAATATTATGTCCCCTTTTAACCCGAGGCGCGAGAGCGATTCCGCATCTTTCCTGCCCTCCACTATGATAACGGCCCCGTTGTCAGCACGCTCCCTGAGGTCTGATAAGATCTTATCGAGCTGTTCAAGACGCTCTATGTCTTCAAGTATCCTGATATTCATTTTTGAATCAGAATCTCCAGAATTTCAGGAGCCTCTGCCCCGATGATCTTCACGGATTTTTTACTGCTCGCTAAGCCTTTGATTATTTGGATGTTGCCTGTATTAACCTTGAACAACCTTGAGAAAAACGAAATTAGCTCGGCATTGGCCTTTCCTTTCTGCGCCTTTTCTGAAATACGAACCTCAATGCGGCGCCTCCATGGATTATACCCATGCACCGAAGTCTCCTTGGCGCCCGGAGATATTTCAAGGTCCAGAATGACGCCATCACTGGTCTTCCTTAAAGCATCTTTCATTTGTTCCCAGAAGGAGAGAGATAATATTAATGGTTGTTGCAGGAACTTGACAAATCGTGTCTTTTTTGTAGCCATTCCTGAATAATGAGTAACCTTTTAGATAAATACGACCAACAAGGGAATATTCAAATGAATCTGACAATACCAATTGTGCTGTTTATCTTAATCGCGATACCCTATTTAATATACATAGGATTTATTCTCAAATACGGACGCTGTGGTTCACCGGCCAAACGCAAAGACAATAGACCGACAATATCCATCGTTATTCCGACATACAACGAAGAAGTGCTCATAGCCAAAAAATTGGATAATATTTTCAAAATGGATTATCCTCAGGAATTACTTGAGGTCGTAATAATCGATTCATCCACAGATGGAACACGTGAAATAATAGAA from Candidatus Methanoperedens sp. encodes the following:
- a CDS encoding DUF350 domain-containing protein — encoded protein: MEIINAVVGIIQLVIAIILAVVALYIGFSVLGKITKGIDEEKEIAKGNVAVGILVASVFIAIGIVVQSGVSGISIGISQALKAGIMSGAGIAIIIVSIVQLILGIVLAIVAIYLALNILDKLTKEIEEFEELKKGNVAVALEMAGVIITVAIIIQSGVLGITAALI
- a CDS encoding 4Fe-4S binding protein yields the protein MPVDGFITVMGCMKCGKCDSVCDAEALDRIDGIARITQDKCNLCMRCVVMCPNKALRFLD
- a CDS encoding TrmB family transcriptional regulator; translation: MPRSIPEMIRGDFKCDDIAKCILGLKNIDIEAYKALVTKGPMTAEHLGEILKRERSTAYRSLQNLIGCGLVHRETKTIHTGGYFYEYIALEPARMKEQILGNIDEWCKKMKKLVSEIDREIMKP
- a CDS encoding TIGR00303 family protein, whose product is MWVEPYPDFTPEKPLFVCILANTETAKIPNISAAGRSPELTDYTPAADAELVETGNAISITEPAMTPSGAPTPAVLTRASMLLTGIPSIFINSGLRIRPKVPTIDLNALPGGDIRKGHAVADAFDIYKKAEALGKKFGKLSDFVIIGESVPGGTTTAMGVMNALGYDGRVSSSFPDNPLGIKEMAVNEGMKKAGISFGDLRNNPLRAAECLGDPMMPAAAGLVKGLGVKAVLAGGTQMVSVLSIIKSLGLKSDVSIATTCYVARDPTANFREMTELLGYQAFAADPGFGSSRIAGLRMYENGDVKEGVGAGGAMFAAGMMGFTQKEFREKVEEVWDSIFTVS
- the dnaG gene encoding DNA primase DnaG, giving the protein MQNSDTTKYIIHAKIKADGVIERPDVIGAIFGQTEGLIGADLDLRELQRSGRIGRLEVNIKSNMGKSLGTIEIPSSLDKVETAVLAASLETIDRIGPCIANINIAKIEDVRTSKRKKVIDRAKQILSEMFDEMLPESQEITDEVRQSLRIEEITTFGKENIPMGPNVLNSDAIIVVEGRADVLNLLRYGIKNSIAVGGTNVPQSVAELCKKKTVTAFTDGDRGGELIIKELLQVADVDFIARAPDGKGVEELVQKEIMKSLRQKIPVEQAFDYYQVSKKRRVAIMEATRKKTSGKGEPSVSEELEMQPSREEPVEQAPEPERPKIAEEPEVREKESKGAFQEHIVQLSGTLSARLLDESNNIISEVPVRDLASALKEFNGNIRSVVFDGVITQRIVDIASEKGITNLVGAKLGNVVKTPASLHIETSSDL
- a CDS encoding toprim domain-containing protein, with the translated sequence MNIRILEDIERLEQLDKILSDLRERADNGAVIIVEGRKDAESLSRLGLKGDIIFASQQPLLELTEKLSRKDKEIILLTDWDKKGGMIARKIIKYLLNYGIMPNTEIRGRIRALVKKRIKDIESLSNYVNRLRDELHGTF
- a CDS encoding DUF167 domain-containing protein yields the protein MKDALRKTSDGVILDLEISPGAKETSVHGYNPWRRRIEVRISEKAQKGKANAELISFFSRLFKVNTGNIQIIKGLASSKKSVKIIGAEAPEILEILIQK